The genomic interval TGATAAGaccaaccaaccaatcaaccaaTCAACCAAGATCCTAACATGGAGACCCAACAGATAAAGGAGCCTAGAACCCCTCTGGTCCCCCTTTTTAACTTAGTCTCCTTAGACCCCAGAGTTTGTGGAGATAGAAGTGAAACCAagcaactcagattgggacttgaaccaaCGTGCCAGAACTCGAACCTGGCCAAAACctagattgggacttgaacccatagacttttttttttttaattaattaattattttttatttattttatttttggctgcgttgggtcttcattgctgtgggcgggctttctctagttgcagtgagcgggggctacttttcatcacggtgtgcgggcttctcattgcggtggcttctcttcttgtggagcatgggctctaggctcccaggcttcagtagttgtggcgcgcgggctcaatagttgtggctcgggctctagagcgcaggctcagtagttgtggtgcacgggcttagttgctccgcggcatgtgggatcttcccggaccagggctcgaacctgtgttccctgcattggcaggcggattcttaaccactgtcccaccagggaagtcccagttgcattgtagtttaaatttgtattttcctgattactaataAGGTTGGGTGCCTTTcgtatgtttattggccatctggATATCTTATTTTGTGAATTTCCTGTTCAAGTCTCTTGTCAGTGTTTCTTTAgggttgtcttattttttttcttattgattgacAGGCATTATGTATAAATTCTGCATGTGAGCCCTTTGTTGGCATATGTGCTGTAAGGATCTTCCTCCACTgggtggcttgccttttcactctcttaaagATGTCTTTTGATGAGAAGTCCTTCTTGTAATCCAATTTATCAAATCGTTTTTCCTTTAAGACAGTaattctcaactgggggtgaatttcagataaaatacaggacctCTAGTTAAATCTGAatatcagataaacaatgaaaaaatttaattatttcccaGGAAATTTTTGGGACACacactatttttgttgttgttgttgaatctGAGATTCAATTCTAACTGTGTGTTCTGTCCCCCCACACCAAACATGGCAACAtttcccccaggggacatttggcaatgttctGGAGACATTTTTCGTTGTCATAActggggcagtggtggtggtgctactggcatcagtgggtagaggccagggatgcttttaaacatcctacagtgcacggGATATTCTCCCACAACAAAAATTTATCCTgttcaaaatatcaatagtgcaaGGTTGAGAAACTTGTTTTAAGGTTAGTGATTTTTGTGTGCCTTGAAGAAATCTTTCTAAACCCCAAGGTGATAAAGATACTCCTGTCATATTGTCtagaagttttattattttacttttaatgtgtGGGACACCTGGAActgatgtttgtgtgtgtgtgtgagatacgggtcaaatttcatttttccccATGGATATTCAGTTGACCCAGCAATATGCACTGAAATGAGTGTCCTTTCCCACTGCCCTGTATTTCCTCCTTTGCCATAAACCAAGTGTCCATGGATGAATGTGTCTTTTTCTGGACTCCGTTCTGTTTCATTGCTCTAATTGATTGTCTTTGCGTCAACATCACATTGTACTAATTATAGTAGATTTAATAAATCTTGATTTCTGTGGGTATCTTAGTTTGGGTTTTCCCAGAAACAGACCCTGATAACAAAGACTTGAGTGCAAGTAATTTATTTGTGATGTGATTCCTGGAAGGGGTGTGGCTTTAGGACTGTCAAACAAAGACGTGAGAGACAGAACAGGCCGAAGGACTCAATGCAAGGTTCTCTCAGGGATTGGGTGCAGACAGGAAAAAGGCCCTATTCTCCACTCACCTCTTCAGAtccaccctcctccctgctctgttACCCACCTTTtgcttcatttgtatcatttttttttagattccacatataagctgtatcatatatatttgtctttctctgtctgacttacttcacttagtatgataatctctagatccatccatgttgctgcaaatggcattatttcattctttttaatggctgaataatattccattgtatataagtaccacaacttctttatccattcctctgtcgatggacattgcttccatgtcttggctattgtaaacagcactgcaatgaacattggggtgcatgtatccttttgaaccatgtttgcAAAAAGCAGATTTTAGTTCGAGAACTTTCTAATCTGAATGGTCGGAAAGTGGAGTAGCCACCTTGCTTGGTGATCACCAGATGAGGATGAGGGAGGAGGATTTAAGCGTTTGGTTAGAGTGGCGGGTGGGTAAGTTAAGTTCCTTTGAGTGAATTTTCTAGTTCCTAAGAAGATCAGTGACAGAGAGAATAGAACCTTGGTTAAGGGTCAGAAACTTTGTATGACTGTAGAAGTCCTTTTACCTTTCTGGGTTCTAATTACACAATTAGGACTTTGGATTAGGTGATAGCAATGATAGCTAACTTATATTGAGCTCTTCTGTGTTTTAAGCAGAATATTGGTTCATTTAATGCTAACAACAACTGTATGAGATAGGAACTATAATTACCTGTATTTCAGACATGAAGAAACCGAGGCGTAAAGACATTAAGTGTTTTGCCTATGGTCGGCCCATAGCTACTAAGtgatagagctgggatttgaacctaggcagtcAGTTCCAGAGCTGCCATGCTTAACCACTAAACCATACAGCTTTTCAGCGATAAGTCTTAGTGTTCCAGCTCTAATCATACTGTGATTTTGGGGTTAAACGAAATAATATTTGTGAACTTTGCATTATTCTATGCAATTGACACAACTTCacatcttgtatttttttcaaaatgagattATTACATAAATCAGGCAAAGCCTCATAGACTGTGAGCTCTGATAGGGCAGGCACTGAACCTGTCTTATTTACTCTCGTCTCCCTGTGCCTGGGACACTGTAGGTGCACAGCACAATTTGTTTATGGATTGAGGGCAGGGCCATGGCAGAGAGGCACATTTTTGCTCAAAAGGTGGCCAGCTGGGGGAGTCCTAGCCCCAAGTCCGGGGCAGGCTGAAGGAAGTCAAGGCTGCCTAGTGACTGGACTTCCAGTGGGCTCTGAGTCCAGCGGGAGGCTGGGCTGGATGTGAAGGGTTGGGCTGCTTTTGAGAAGAGGCCCTGTCTAAATCAGGGGTCTGATCCCCTCTCAGCCAGGGTAGGGGACATTGCCCTACTAGTGCCctacttcctctctcctctgtgccTCCCCACAAGTGCTGGGCATTGTTGAGGTCACACAGACTTGGGCTTGTAGGGTGAGTGCCAGTGCTTCCCTTGGGACCTGGGCTGGACTCTGATGCACCTGGGGACCTTGAGGActgcctgcccagccctgcctggcacTGAGCCTCCTCTTCCTTGGCTAAgggctgacatttttttttttttggtcacggaTAGAGAaactttattcaatattttataacaatcaCAATGACAACAAtcagtaataataacagtaacaaccACAATAATGACGCCTAACAACATTGATGATGCTCAATATAATGATGATAATcatcaaaataatatattataatttgatATTATAATAGCAATACTTATAGGCAGATAGGCCAATCACACATTCCTCTGTGAGTGAATGACCAAGTGCCCTTATTGAGACTCATGGGTTGGTTTGGCGTCCGAATCATGGTTTTTCACCTTGAATTGGGTTCTGTGAAGACAAAGGCCAAGCAGCCGAAGGAAAAAAgcgggaggaaaggaaaaaagcaggaggaaaggaaaagcacTGTAAGTTGAGTGTTGAGCAAGGCGGGGACTCCTGGGACGACACAGGAGGTGAAGCCTGGCAGGGAGAGGAGACCAGGTCAAACAAAACCTGCCTGCTTGCACCTCCCCATCCTCTGCCCTGAGCTTGGACATCTGGCTCTCCAAGCCAGGTGGTGCTGGCCTCCCTGGAAGAAGGTGGGacaaccccccacccctcccaggttGACTTCCGTGGAGGCGTAAGGTAGCCTTCCAGCCGCTCTTGGTTTGCAGCTCTGTTGGCTGCTGACGGCACCGCCTACAGCAATCATTACCTGCGTCTCTTCTGGtgatgcacagaaatgtcttccCACCAGATCTAAAATGGGAACCAGGTAACCTTGCAGTGCCTGGTATGCCTGTCCTTCTATCACCATCCACCCAACGTACAAGCTCTTTGGTTGTCTCCCACGCTGTCTTGCCTGCTGCTCAGTGGTGCCATCTGCCGGACATGTACCCCTTCGCAGCCCTCTGCATTTGGAATGCTCTATTCCCCAGTAAATAGCTACTCGACACCCGTCTTTTGCgtgttttattattatcaaaTATGCACGCAGATAGTTAAATCGTTAAGTGATTCTGCAAGAACGTTTATGAAAATACTAGCCCCATTCCCCACTTTTGATTTTTCCCCACACCAAAGGCTGTCATCCTGGGATCTGTCTTCACTTCTTGGTTTATTCTCTTGTGTTGGTGGAGCACATCCTCCAGTGCTGAGAAAGGGGGCTGggaagtaaaatatttgaaaatgttttaattttatgctGACGCAAACTTCTGTCATTCAGGTGTTGAATTTCCTAGACTGGtgctccaattttctttttacttctctagtttttgtcagtctttttttttttgctctaataTCTGGGAGATTTCCTTAGGTTTATCCACCAATTCTCTGTATCAGGCTGGATGGCGAGGGCGCCACGGTAACCAGGGGAATGatgggaggcagagagggagggagacagctcCCATTGCCTTAGGTGAAGGCTCACCTCTGGGTGGAGGTACACTGTTTAGCCtcctcacttcttttttaaaaatttaattaattttttggctgcgcctcgCGGCacgtggatcttagttccctggccagggattgaacccacgccccctgcagtggaagcgtggagtcttaaccactggactgccagggaaaccCCTAGCCTCCTCACTTCTGTCCCTGCCTTTTTGGTAGAACCCAGGGAAGCTGTCTGCTTTGGACTGTAATTGTGTAGTGTTTGTGCTGGGCAGGTCCTAGACTGTTCTTTTCCATGGCATGGGGAAATCCTCTTATATTTGGGCTAATTCTCCTGCAGATGTTGtaaagttttccttcctcttatcAAACCTCAGCATCTGACAGCTGGAGCCAtgactttctctgcctctctgaaTCAAATCTGCACTGGTGGTTGATCTTGTCTTTTCTGGGTGAGCTGGTTGAAGAGATCAGTGTGGCATCAACAGCTTTTTTCACTCTCTGTGTCCAAGAAGAGCTTCTTATTTTCTGGGCTCATGGCCCGGGGCAGACCCAGACACTGCCTTCAGGGCATCCTTAAAGTTCTCGCATAGGTGgttcctcccagcccagcctccggACAATCCTGAGGAAGTCTACCCTGCCCCATCTTCTTTTCTGGACAGCATGGCACTGTGTCCTGTGGTTTCCCTGCTCCCTGGGGACTGTGCTGTGTATGGGAGTAACAGGGGATAAGATCATTCGCTGAGCATCCAAGCAGTTTCAGAAAGCACTTTTGTTTCTCTGCATTTTTCATGGTTTTggtcatttgtaaaaatatagaaataattttaaagagaatggataagccatttatttaattataattctgacacaattatctccatttttgaAGAATTCTGTCCAGTTTTCTCCCAAAATGTACAGTATTCCACACTGTTGCAGTCAAAGTGAATGTACATTTTTGAATATTCTGCTTTCTTCAGTTCACATTGTATTGCATTTCTAACTAGATTTGGAGTTAGGACTCCCAAGCTCTGAGGCAGGAGCAAGTGGGAGATGTTGGCAGTCCCTCGGTGTGGGAGGCTATGGAGGCAGGAGAGTTACTTCAGAAGGAGGAGCCAGGCAGGAAGGCCTGTCCTCCTGTCCTCTATAAATTACAGTGAAGTCTGTTTGATGATCCCAGAACTGTGGCCCGGCATTCACCGTAGGCTCTTGTCAGGTATCCTGGGACTGGAGGGCTTCTGCGCTGGTTTCCCAGTCCTGGTTCCAGCGGTAGGTGGTGATAAGCATCAAGTATGTGGCAAAGAATGTTAAGAAAAGCTTTTGTTGGGAGGCTTggcttaatttcaaaaattctGCCTAGAATTCTCTAGAAATTTGGGGTCACTCTGGTGTTAGTGACAGGCTGGATTTCAGGTGCACTCAGAGTTGGCTCTAGGGCCAGGTTTGGCTGAAGCCTAAGCATCCCTTTCCTGGGTTGGAGATATCCTACCCTGTACTGGCCTCTCATTCATTGGCCTGATACCTTTCATTTACTGTGGATGACTTAATTAGACCTGAGATTCCGGAGACCTGCAGGCCCATGATGCTTCCCACTTTGTCCTAAGGCCCTGGGCTCAGGAGAGCTCTCTGGTTTTTTTGTCACAAACATGATTTTGGTGTAGATAAGAGGGTGTAAGGGATAGAGACTGCCAGAAGCCATGGGACTGACGATCACCTTTAGGGACACTTCTGATGAATCGATATTGGCTTATCTGTGACCTGGCCTGGTTTGGGTAGGTGTGGGGATGGTGgaagagatggaaggaaaggagaaggtggACGAAAAGttagaaaaggagaaggagaatgaGAGAGGGCACTCACTTCCATACAGCATGGCTCTTTTAGTTACTGCAGCTTTCACTGGAGCTACATGGAGTGAGTAAAGTTAAAAGCCATGTTGCTGTGAGTCTGAATTTTTGGGAAGAAAATGCTTTCACCAAGGGAGGTGGTAAAAGCTCCATGAACCAGAAGTTGTGACTATCACCTGGCCATTTTGGGCTCCTCATATCAGTGGACCAGCAGGCAAAGAAAGGAGGTACTATACTGGCTGGAGTAATTGACCATGATGCCTATGAGAAGCTAGGGTTGTTGCTGTACAAAGGGCGAAGAGAAGAGTATGACTTGAACCCAAGGGATTCGCTGGGGACATCCCTTGTACTTTAGTGCTCAGTGATCATTACAAATGGGCAACAGCAACTAGTCAAACCTGTCAAATATAAGGCAACTAAAGACTCAGCCCCCTCAGGGTTAGAGGTCTGGGTAACCCCAGCAGACATATAACCCAGGCCAACTCAAGTGTTGGCCAAAGGGGAGGGAAATCTAGAATGGGTGGTAGAGGAGTGAGATgagaaatatcaattaaggccCAGGAGCAGCTGCAGCACAGGACCCTGTAGCTTGATTTGCCAACCCTCTTTAAGTCTTTTTAGGAGACTGTGATTGGCTATTAAACTGAAGGTTTGAACTTGTACCTTCTCTCTCAGGAAAGAAGGATGGGCATCTTGGTCTCAGGCAAGATCCGGATACTGTAAGAAGGTGCAAGTGGATTTGGGTGGCATAGGGAAGGCTTCATCAGGACCATTTTATCCACTACCTCTGATCAGCTCAATCAGCTGTACTTCCCGGCTCACACCATTCCCATGGGTATAAATCCCTGGCCACCACTACCTTTGCTAAAGACAAACGAACGTCCATGCAAGGCACTAATTGACAAGGAGAGACCACCATGCCTGTGCACTGACTCAAGGGATCCCATGAAGGCTTAGCTTCTTTAGCCACATCCTGGAGATGGGCTGAGTGATGCGATCTGGAAGTGCAAGGGTATTTACCCCCCACAGAGCAAACCTTGACCAACGGGAGAATGAATGGGTGTATGTGCTTATGCACAGGTAGGTCCATGTATGGTACTGAGTCAGCAATAGTTAGAATACCAGGGGTTTGGAGCCAgcatataaaggaaataaagatagtTATTAATCCTAGCCTCTAGAGTAACCACCATAATTATTTTGATGTTaatttcttctagttttctttctatgcatacatacaatatataattacaaaaattGAGATTCTACTACAGGGAGCTATTTatgttgcttttaaaaagcattctatTACATTGCATTTTCCTACATGATTcaatgttttgaaataaatttttaataacttcaaaatattcaatcatatgaatttattatttaaactttGTTCCATGGCTGGGAATCTAGTTTTTCTACCACTGAAAATGctgagattaaaatttttattcataaactTTTGTGTATATCTCTGATTCTTTATTAAAGATGAATTTCTGGAAAGAGTTCACTTAATTGAAGGGAATCACCATGCCCTCAGAAGCGAGGAGTGGTATCAGCCACAGGCTCCTGTTGTGTCTGTCCCTGTCCCgtcctttttccctcctctggcCAGTCCCTCAACTGGCAAGAGTTGGAGGCCAAGCAGGCTCTAGGCCTTCATCTTCCTGCTGGTTACGGAGCAGTCATTTGTGGCTGTCGTTCGTGCAGAACTTGTGATGCTGTCCCTCCTCTTATCTGTTCCATGTATTTGTTTTGCAGAAGTGAGTGACAGATGATCTCTGCGTCTCAGATCAAAGCTCCACAGATGGTAGATGTTTTCTTATCGAGGTGGACTGTGAGGAGGGTCCAACGCTTTGCCAAATGCATCTAAACTGGGGGTTCTCAACGGAGGGTGATTCCtgcccagctccctcacccctccctgacCGCACCCCCCAGGGGACATATAGCAAAGCCTGGAGATGGTTTTGATTCATAAGTTGGTTGAGACGAGACTGTTGCTACTGACGTCTAGTGGGGAGAGGTCAGGGATGCtctaaacatcctacaattcAAAATGTTCTTAGTGATTCTGAATATCCCTAAAGATAAATCAGAGTTGGTGTTGAGTTGACGATGAAGGCAAGGAAGGATCTGGtgtagtttcttctttatgttgGAAATACGGGTCCTGCCTCTCCAGAgaatccctttctcttctttctttccctatttTTCTTCACCGTTTCCTCTCCGTCTCtgtctgtctcacacacacatcacacacccACCCCTTTCATGGCTTATGGAATGCCTGACGctgagaggagagagcagcagaGAGAGGAGACACACACTCAGGTCTGGAAGCGGGGATTTACTGGGAATTCTGTGATCTGGAGGAGCCTTCCTGAGGCTTAGGGATGTGGTGGGACTTGAGCAGGAACCAGAGGCAGATCCAGAGTGAGTAGCACAGAGAACCTGCTCGGGTCCAGTTCCAGATTTCCCTTCAGGCTGGCCCAGGTTCTAGGTTAATTCTCTTTCAGGACCTTATTGATCCAGGGCCGGTAATGGGAGATCCGGGTGAAGATGGCATGGGGCTTTGCATCCGACTGTCCATAGGCGACAATGTCCTGGGCCACCCCAGTGCAGAGAAGAGGGCCCCCTGAGTCTCCCTGTgggacagagagggaaagggagagaaagagaggaaaggtgaGCCAGGGAACCACCCACTCCTCCCCATGGTCCCAACTCGGAGTTGGTCAGAcctattgggttagccaaaaagttcgttcagatttttccataacatctggaaaaacccgaacgaactttttggccaacccaatagcatCAGCGGCAGGAACCCTGGTTCCTCATGAggttctttgtctctgtctgatGCTGCTTCTTGCTTTCCTTCCTGGCACCCCATGACCCTGTGTAGCAGCCTGGGAGGGATAGTCAGAGACTGCATGGGGCCACGGGAGGATGATCAGCACAGGGACAGTTCCAGCTCCTCAGTCCTGTGATCTCAAACTTTGTCACTGGCTGACACTCTTCTGACTCCACCTCCTTCCAGGAGATGTCCGGACCCTGAACAGTGATTGTGGAGAAGACCCTAGTCTGAGGATCACCTTAAATGCAGATTTTGTCTTCTGGGGGTTGCCCACGCACAGCGGGAGGTTGTGGTCAAAAGTAGTGAAGTGTCTGCAGGCCTGGGGCTCCATGAGTCTCAGCTTCACCTCTAGCAGAGTGTTGGAGCCCGGCTCCTGAACATTTGTACTTCCCCAGCCAGCCATCCGGCACATTCTCCCGGGTGGGATGAAGTTGAATTGGGGTGGAAGGGGGAGTGTCCCCACGGCCAGGGTCAGGTTGGCTTTCCCCTTCAGCTGTGAAGGAAACGAGGGCTGTCAGAGCTAGAAATGGGCTTGGGGGCAACTGGAGGCAATCAGGGAGGGACAGGGCAAGTTGCTTCACATTACAGCCACTTCCAAGGGGGGAGTTGAGGGTCGCTGTCCAGAGGCAGGTTGGGGAAATGTCAGGGCAATGGAACCTGAAGGAGAAGCCCTGGAGAACAGGAagtggagaaggggaagaagaattTCCACCTTCAGTAACTTGATGTCATGGCGAACAGTAGAGTCATTGCATTTTGGGTGAGGGAACTGTTTTACGACTTCAATCTCCTGCCAtgtgccttctttcttttttatgttatgGGCTCCAAGGGTGACCATTATAGACCTTTGTGAGGGAGAAGGACAAGGTAAAACAGTGACAGTGTGATTTTCTCCTGAGATATGCCCATTCTGAGAAAAGGGGACGGAGTCTCTCCCAGGGTCAATGGTTTCTTCCCAGCCCCCTTTATCTGGGCCACTTGTGGTATTGGAGGGGCTCAGGTTTTACTCAGGGAAGAGCTTTCCCAGGGAACAGAGACAATTTCCAAGACCCTTGACACTTGCTGGGGACTGAGCGGGCCGTGGAGGACCCAGGGAACAGGATTGGCGTTTCCTAATCAGGCCCAGCCCTTTGGAGCCAGAGGTgtcagagggaagggggaagtgcTGGTGTCTCAGGTGGACACTGTTCTCTGTCTCCCACGGAAAGGATGGGTTCAGGTCCCTGGGAACTGAAGGCCAGTGTTCCTGAAAAGGACATAGAGGAAGTGGCCCAGAGAACTGGGTGGGACCCTGAAGAGTGAGTCCATATCTCATGTGCTGGGGTCGGGGAGAGGGAGCTACTTTTAGAAGAGGGGTGCTGGGATGGGGTCTCCTTTCCTTTGAGGGGAGCTGAGCTCACAGTGACTGAGTGTCATGGGACCTATTCAATTATGAGACCGATTTCCTTAAGCCCAAGTCTTGCCTCTCCTTAAAGAGACCCAGACCCAGGAGCTCCCCCTCAGGCCCCCCAGGGGGTGTCCCTGGTTGCCCCTCTGGCTGTTTATCTCCCATTTGGAGATAAACAGGACCCTGTTGTCTCACTTTCCTGCACAGTGAGCAGCCGTCAGGACAAAGTCCCTTCTTATCAGGAAACCAACACAAGCCACCAGCATATCCTGGGGAGTGACAATTCCCAGGTGGGCCATGTAGGGGCGGGAGTGTGGCTTGCTCTCTGTGCCCCCGATGATGTCCCCTGGAACAGAGAACCCCAGGGCTTGAACACAGAGAATGCACAAGCTGGGTTAAAGTTGGGAGAGGCTTCTTTCAAATGCATCCTCCTCCTGTGATCTGCCCATCCTCCCTCTCTGGTGGCTCTGGTACCTGCTCTTCTTCCTCCAGGCACAGCAGCCAGCTCGGCCTCAGATGCCATGCCGTCGTGTTTCACCTCGGATTTCCCCCGCTCCCATTCTGCACCTGCTCGACTCTCCTCTGTCACCGTGCAGGACAAGCTCTCCAGGTTCCTGTCTCAACCGTCTCCATACCCCGTGAGTGCTCACAGATCGGCCAAATTACAAGGCCAGAAGGTGGAGGCAACACAGGACTTTAAGCACAGTGTCACACGTTATATAAAGAGAAGACACCCTCTTCATCCTGCCTGCTCTGGGCTTTCCTCCGATCAAAGTGGGGCTCCTCGTGCCTGGGAACTGCCACAGTCTGCAGAGAATGGGTGGCCACAGCCCCAGTGGAAACTTCACTCTGGGCTCTTGGGGAGAGATCTGGGGTTCTGTTTAAGAGTCAGCTACTTTCAGACtaaaatcttatttaatcttGATGCTGCAGCTTCCAGATGGAATGACCCAACACTCACCTGCTTCAGCTctggagcagaggaggaagagcagcagggagagaggaagatgatGCATCTTCGCGGAGAGGCTGTCCAGGACAGGTGCCTCTTCTATTTTCCAGTCTTGGGTTTATAACTCCCAGCAAGtgaaggcagggcagggctggtaACCACAGGAACTGCATGGtcactttttcttccctcattctGAGCTGGTTATCTTTCTAATCAGAAGTTTCCCCGGAGATGCCCTCTGTTTTGCTGGAGACAAGGTTGAGTCCTGAACTCCTAGTCCTGGCTTCAGGGATGAGTTCTCAAGCCTGCTGCCTCGTCTGTGGTGGGAGATGGAAGGATCATGTCTTTCCCAGGTAGGGAAGCTCATTAAAGCCCCATCAGAGACATGGGTGGGGGAAAGTCTTTACACCGCGCATTCAGAAAGCACATGCGCTTTTATGGCCATGAGCCACAGTAGGAAATACATTTTGCAAAACGACCCAATGCATATACTATATTTATGTGTGAGTACATGAACATAAACTTACACACATGTGAATGAGTCAAGAGTTTCAGGAAACAGTATTTATCCTTATGTGCAATGCTCTCCATTAGTTTCCACTCCATTCCATTCCACTCCATAGTAAAACATAAGCTGCACCCCACTTAAAGGATGATTACCtgcaatttgaaaaaatattgatgtggatctctctcttcctccaaatcAAAACTTCACTGGAAGAAGAGAATGATCCAAGAAGATTAGATGCGGGAAGTGATCAAACCCTACAGCTGGACTTTACATACCTTATCACAAGAGCAAAGGGGATTGGAATTAGCATTTTTTGAGAGAGTATGCATATCATTCA from Physeter macrocephalus isolate SW-GA chromosome 11, ASM283717v5, whole genome shotgun sequence carries:
- the CMA1 gene encoding chymase gives rise to the protein MHHLPLSLLLFLLCSRAEAGDIIGGTESKPHSRPYMAHLGIVTPQDMLVACVGFLIRRDFVLTAAHCAGKSIMVTLGAHNIKKKEGTWQEIEVVKQFPHPKCNDSTVRHDIKLLKLKGKANLTLAVGTLPLPPQFNFIPPGRMCRMAGWGSTNVQEPGSNTLLEVKLRLMEPQACRHFTTFDHNLPLCVGNPQKTKSAFKGDSGGPLLCTGVAQDIVAYGQSDAKPHAIFTRISHYRPWINKVLKEN